The Polypterus senegalus isolate Bchr_013 chromosome 1, ASM1683550v1, whole genome shotgun sequence genome includes a window with the following:
- the LOC120530507 gene encoding extracellular calcium-sensing receptor-like, which yields MLLRYGINLDQQARIGTSDTGLGPVLAKSVGGIEHAIMFLNLKLLDWETSYEVSVFQRAQAMVFAIEEINQNPNILPNITLGFQIYDNCNNIAVAHRAGTALFGGVSGTNTASDDNCLGSPPVLAIVGDARSSHSIAISRTMGVFHMPLVSYFATCTCLSAKHEFPSFFRTIPSDAFQVKAIIKILKHYGWVWVGVIATDDDYGQYALKLFIEEFKSFGCLSFVETLPTVYEKAKILLIAETIKKSSANVIIAFAGEEELNYLVNEVVLQNITGRQWIASEAWSTSNFLASSAFYNSFGGTLGIAIRSGEIPGLEQFFLQVRPNLRPENNLVVQFWETMFQCKFQQNLSQENTNSKPCTGSEDIKSMKTAYSETAERSTYTIYKAVYALAHALHNLIKCENGKGPFENNTCADKDNVQPWQLTHYLRKVNFTNHLGERVAFDENGDPLALYDIVNWQRTKDGTVFVKTVGIFDASSRDEEKLTISEDLIFWNSNSLTVPESVCSKSCFPGTRKTTRKGQPVCCFDCVPCADGEISNITDATECIKCPDDLWSNAGKNQCVLKEIEFLTYDESMGVILTIASLFGASISVCILIIFIHHRNTPVVKANNSELSFLLLISLILCFLCSLSFIGQPSDITCRFRHVMFGISFVLCISCILVKTIVVIMAFKATLPGSNIMKLFGVAQQRGTIFFLTFIQSMICCIWLVAAPPFPTKNSKYLNTKIILECDIGSLIAFSCTLGYVGLLSCICFLIAFLARNLPDTFNEAKFITFSMLIFCSVWITFIPAYISSPGKHTVAVEIFAILASSFGVTIAIFAPKCYIILLKPERNTKKALMGRVVS from the exons CTATGAAGTGTCAGTATTTCAAAGAGCCCAGGCAATGGTGTTTGCTATTGAGGAGATTAATCAAAATCCAAATATTCTTCCTAATATTACATTAGGTTTTCAAATATATGACAATTGCAATAACATTGCGGTTGCTCATCGAGCTGGCACCGCTTTGTTTGGTGGAGTAAGCGGTACAAACACTGCTTCTGATGATAACTGTTTGGGGAGCCCTCCTGTGCTTGCCATTGTTGGTGATGCCAGGTCTTCACATTCAATTGCTATATCTAGGACAATGGGGGTCTTCCACATGCCtctg GTCAGCTACTTTGCCACCTGCACATGTTTAAGTGCTAAACATGAGTTCCCATCATTCTTCAGGACAATCCCAAGTGACGCTTTTCAAGTGAAAGCCATAATAAAAATTCTGAAACATTATGGATGGGTATGGGTCGGTGTAATAGCAACCGATGACGATTATGGTCAATATGCactgaaattatttattgaagaatttaaatCTTTTGgttgcctttcttttgttgaaacCCTCCCAACAGtttatgaaaaagcaaaaattctTCTGATTGCTGAAACTATAAAAAAATCTAGTGCCAATGTTATTATTGCATTTGCTGgagaagaagaattaaattacTTGGTTAATGAAGTTGTTCTTCAAAATATTACTGGCAGACAGTGGATTGCAAGTGAAGCATGGAGTACGTCAAATTTTTTAGCGAGCAGTGCATTCTACAACTCATTTGGTGGGACTTTAGGCATTGCCATCCGCAGCGGAGAAATCCCAGGACTTGAACAATTTTTTCTTCAGGTTCGTCCCAATTtaagacctgaaaataatttagtTGTTCAGTTTTGGGAAACAATGTTTCAGTGCAAATTTCAGCAAAACCTTAGCCAAGAAAATACTAATAGTAAACCATGCACAGGATCAGAGGACATAAAAAGTATGAAAACAGCATATAGTGAAACAGCAGAGAGATCTACATATACAATTTATAAAGCAGTGTATGCCCTGGCACACGCTCTTCATAACTTGATAAAGTGTGAAAATGGAAAAGGTCCATTTGAAAACAATACTTGTGCAGACAAAGATAATGTGCAACCTTGGCAG CTCACTCATTATCTGAGGAAAGTGAACTTTACAAACCATTTAGGTGAACGTGTTGCTTTTGATGAAAATGGTGATCCTCTTGCTCTCTATGACATAGTCAACTGGCAACGTACTAAAGACGGAACAGTGTTTGTTAAGACTGTTGGCATTTTTGATGCATCAAGCCGAGATGAAGAAAAACTGACCATTTCTGAAGATCTTATATTCTGGAATTCAAACTCTTTAACA GTTCCAGAGTCTGTCTGCAGTAAAAGTTGCTTTCCCGGAACAAGGAAAACGACTAGAAAAGGCCAGCCAGTTTGCTGTTTCGATTGTGTACCCTGCGCAGATGGAGAAATCAGCAACATAACTG ATGCCACAGAATGCATTAAGTGCCCTGATGATCTCTGGTCAAATGCAGGAAAGAACCAATGTGTTCTGAAAGAAATTGAGTTTCTAACATATGATGAATCAATGGGAGTAATATTAACTATAGCTTCATTGTTTGGAGCCAGCATTTCCGTAtgcatattaattatatttatccaCCATAGGAACACCCCAGTCGTGAAGGCCAATAATTCAGAGCTaagttttcttcttttgatttcattgattctctgttttctttgttcATTGAGCTTCATTGGGCAGCCATCAGACATAACTTGCAGGTTTAGGCATGTAATGTTTGGTATCAGCTTTGTTCTTTGTATTTCCTGCATCCTTGTGAAAACAATAGTTGTAATAATGGCGTTTAAGGCCACACTACCAGGAAGTAATATTATGAAGCTATTTGGGGTTGCTCAGCAGAGAGgaactattttttttcttacctttATTCAGTCAATGATATGTTGTATATGGCTAGTTGCAGCCCCACCTTTTCCAACTAAGAACAGCAAATATTTGAACACAAAAATTATACTTGAATGTGATATTGGATCACTTATTGCCTTCAGCTGCACTCTGGGTTATGTGGGCTTATTATCCTGCATATGCTTTCTTATAGCATTTCTGGCCAGAAATTTACCAGATACATTTAATGAAGCCAAGTTTATAACTTTTAGCATGCtcattttctgttctgtctggATCACTTTCATACCTGCTTATATCAGCTCTCCTGGGAAACACACAGTAGCTGTGGAGATATTTGCTATTTTGGCTTCAAGTTTCGGTGTCACCATTGCAATTTTTGCACCAAAATGTTACATCATTCTGCTTAAGCCAGAAAGAAATACTAAGAAGGCTCTAATGGGCAGAGTTGTTTCTTAG